A genomic window from Montipora foliosa isolate CH-2021 unplaced genomic scaffold, ASM3666993v2 scaffold_410, whole genome shotgun sequence includes:
- the LOC137988186 gene encoding uncharacterized protein, translating to MSDTENGTESILDVPHGGSFSLRQESISLPPSSVPVEHSSVSTDLASTFALFKDYFDKKLTALKRDIQEDSLSNSDSIAKKLKEDSKISAAGWDLVNEYLSHELASGSEDEKRIRRAEQRALRKRKDRQQQKVKSSVKQSQPSATTTSFAGQPHFNFRSSSRSFTPSGKAKPGDICFACGQQGHWKSQCRANSQFRSSSSGQSNSGFPSNVGDYVSGILQSCFQHVEHTRLKGLIQGLPAVLLKSKAGGASAAADAQVSDRLFKRHGRWKSDKAKDDYIKDNILSLLSVSLSLGI from the exons aTGTCGGATACTGAAAACGGCACTGAATCAATTTTAGATGTACCTCACGGAGGCTCATTTTCGTTGCGGCAagagtctatttctttgccgcctTCCTCGGTTCCAGTAGAGCATTCATCCGTATCTACTGATTTAGCATCGACATTCGCTCTCTTCAAGGATTACTTTGATAAGAAGTTGACCGCTTTGAAGCGTGATATCCAAGAAGATTCCTTAAGCAATAGTGATTCTATCGCTAAGAAGCTAAAAGAAGATTCCAAAATATCCGCTGCTGGCTGGGATTTGGTCAACGAATATTTATCGCATGAATTGGCTAGCGGTTCAGAGGACGAAAAGCGCATTCGACGTGCAGAGCAAAGAGCCCTTCGCAAACGAAAAGATCGTCAACAACAGAAAGTAAAGTCCTCAGTCAAGCAGAGTCAGCCATCTGCCACCACCACTTCGTTTGCTGgtcaacctcatttcaacttcaGGTCCTCTTCTCGCTCCTTTACACCTTCTGGTAAAGCAAAGCCTGGCGACATTTGTTTCGCGTGCGGTCAGCAAGGTCATTGGAAGTCCCAGTGCCGGGCTAACTCACAATTCAGGTCCTCAAGTTCTGGCCAGTCAAATTCTGGTTTCCCCTCAAACGTTGGAG ATTATGTCAGTGGTATCTTACAGTCTTGTTTTCAGCATGTTGAACACACTCGCCTCAAGGGGTTGATACAAGGTCTCCCTGCAGTTCTTCTTAAAAGTAAAGCTGGAGGCGCCTCTGCTGCAGCAGATGCTCAGGTTTCTGATAGATTGTTCAAGAGACACGGTCGATGGAAATCAGATAAAGCCAAGGATGACTACATTAAGGataatattctttctttgttgtctgtttctctgtcattgggtatttaa